In Polynucleobacter sp. es-EL-1, the following are encoded in one genomic region:
- a CDS encoding CobD/CbiB family protein has protein sequence MTFFSILIALIAEQYRPVTSAHWIARISARWLDWVAGEFGGKTEQGASPVGARMACLVAFILPTFLVFVIYVVFMVTFPILGFIWNVIIAYLFFGFRQFSHSFTLVHEAIANHDLPAARAALGEWYGPELDTANLSETEVISLALERAIIGSHHHVFGVLFWFLMPMGPAGVVLYRLADTAAQRWSQRGDFNLGESARHFFYVLDWVPARITAIGFAIVGNFEGAVYSWRHLTQKWSDSLSAVILAAGSGALGVRLGEPMSEPDSDEALRMAEAGEPVVYEVGLEPNERTMRSAVGLVWRLVIAWMILLLMLTIALWLG, from the coding sequence ATGACTTTCTTTTCTATTCTTATCGCCCTCATTGCTGAGCAATATCGCCCAGTAACTTCCGCTCATTGGATTGCGCGTATCAGTGCGCGCTGGTTGGATTGGGTTGCAGGGGAGTTTGGTGGAAAGACGGAGCAGGGTGCAAGCCCGGTGGGCGCTCGTATGGCCTGTTTAGTCGCCTTCATATTGCCAACCTTTTTAGTATTTGTAATCTATGTAGTGTTTATGGTGACGTTTCCCATTCTGGGCTTTATTTGGAATGTGATCATCGCCTACCTATTTTTTGGCTTTCGCCAATTTAGCCATTCCTTCACCTTGGTTCATGAAGCGATTGCAAATCATGATTTACCCGCTGCTCGTGCAGCATTGGGTGAATGGTATGGGCCTGAACTAGATACAGCCAATCTATCTGAAACAGAAGTCATTTCTCTAGCCTTAGAGCGTGCAATTATTGGTTCGCATCATCATGTATTTGGAGTGCTATTTTGGTTCTTAATGCCAATGGGTCCTGCGGGTGTGGTGCTATACCGTCTTGCAGATACAGCGGCGCAGCGCTGGTCACAGAGAGGTGACTTCAATTTAGGTGAGTCTGCTCGTCATTTTTTCTATGTCTTAGATTGGGTTCCAGCTCGCATTACGGCAATTGGCTTTGCTATTGTCGGTAACTTTGAAGGCGCAGTGTATTCATGGCGACACCTTACGCAAAAATGGTCTGATTCCTTATCGGCTGTGATTTTGGCCGCTGGTAGTGGTGCTCTTGGTGTCCGTTTGGGTGAACCAATGAGTGAGCCTGATAGTGATGAAGCTTTGCGAATGGCTGAGGCTGGTGAGCCAGTAGTTTATGAAGTGGGTCTAGAGCCTAATGAGCGAACTATGCGTTCTGCAGTAGGCTTGGTATGGCGCCTGGTTATCGCTTGGATGATTTTATTGCTAATGCTGACCATCGCTCTTTGGCTTGGCTAA
- a CDS encoding CoA pyrophosphatase, with protein MTQSPRSNNSAFSAAVPAGFDAQAIPIQEVCSDQPRIAVDRLHPMALKSRLQSPPPWQPEITDENRHVIAADIIAKRQAAGKVTHAAVLIPLLLKEEGLSVLLTQRTNHLHDHAGQISFPGGRMDQQDLTPHDTALRESEEEIGLQREAVEIIGHLPQYLTVSGYSVTPVVALVQPQAEYVLDTFEVADVFEVPLHFLMDPANHQVRVWQSDLGSRRFYSMPYENRFIWGATAGMLRNLYHLLKV; from the coding sequence ATGACTCAGTCACCACGCTCAAACAATTCGGCCTTTAGTGCTGCTGTGCCAGCGGGGTTTGATGCGCAAGCCATTCCGATTCAAGAAGTTTGTAGCGATCAGCCAAGGATTGCAGTAGATCGCTTGCATCCAATGGCGCTCAAAAGTCGCTTGCAGAGCCCGCCCCCTTGGCAGCCAGAAATCACTGATGAAAATCGCCATGTGATTGCTGCAGACATTATTGCTAAGCGTCAGGCAGCGGGAAAGGTTACCCATGCTGCGGTATTAATTCCTTTGCTGTTAAAAGAGGAGGGGCTCTCAGTCCTATTAACGCAGCGTACGAATCACTTACATGATCACGCCGGTCAAATTAGCTTTCCTGGAGGCCGAATGGACCAGCAGGATTTGACTCCTCATGACACAGCTTTGCGTGAGAGTGAGGAAGAAATTGGTCTTCAGCGCGAGGCGGTGGAGATCATCGGTCATTTGCCTCAGTACTTAACTGTTTCGGGCTATAGTGTTACACCAGTGGTCGCTTTAGTTCAACCTCAGGCAGAATATGTCTTAGATACATTTGAGGTGGCTGATGTTTTTGAAGTGCCCTTACACTTTTTGATGGATCCAGCCAATCATCAGGTGCGGGTTTGGCAAAGTGATTTGGGTAGCCGTCGTTTTTATTCAATGCCCTATGAAAATCGCTTTATTTGGGGTGCTACTGCTGGAATGTTGCGTAACCTTTATCATTTACTAAAAGTATGA
- the rplS gene encoding 50S ribosomal protein L19, whose protein sequence is MNLIEKIEQEEIARLSANKTLPSFAPGDTVVVGVNVVEGTRKRTQAFEGVVIAKRNRGLNSSFIVRKISSGEGVERTFQTYSPLIASIEVKRRGDVRRAKLYYLRDRSGKSARIKEKLPARKVAAPTAA, encoded by the coding sequence ATGAATTTGATCGAAAAAATTGAGCAAGAAGAAATTGCTCGCTTAAGCGCTAATAAAACTCTTCCAAGTTTTGCCCCTGGCGACACTGTTGTAGTTGGCGTAAACGTTGTTGAAGGTACACGTAAGCGTACCCAGGCGTTTGAAGGTGTTGTGATTGCTAAACGTAATCGCGGACTCAATTCCAGCTTTATCGTTCGCAAAATTTCATCTGGCGAAGGCGTAGAGCGTACATTCCAAACTTACTCACCATTGATTGCTAGCATTGAAGTGAAGCGTCGCGGTGATGTACGTCGTGCTAAGTTGTACTACTTGCGTGATCGTTCAGGTAAGTCTGCACGTATTAAAGAGAAGTTGCCTGCTCGTAAGGTTGCTGCTCCAACTGCTGCATAA
- the trmD gene encoding tRNA (guanosine(37)-N1)-methyltransferase TrmD, translated as MRFDVVTLFPEMFSALTQWGITGRACDQGLAKVNLWNPRDYCADPRKTVDDRAYGGGPGMVMMAKPLEDTLSAVKAAHQAENIASGPICLLAPQGEVFSQKIATDILSYRNLTFICGRYEAVDQRFIDRNVDLQLSMGDFVVSGGELPAMTMMDAVIRLIPGALGDGESAIQDSFMNGLLDHPHYTRPEIYENLSVPDVLLGGHHAKIADWRRQKSLELTLTLRPDLIEKARANGLLSKEDEHFLRTLSVMSVANK; from the coding sequence ATGCGCTTTGATGTAGTGACCTTATTTCCAGAGATGTTCTCCGCTTTAACTCAGTGGGGTATTACTGGGCGCGCCTGTGATCAAGGTCTTGCCAAGGTAAATCTTTGGAATCCCCGCGATTATTGTGCTGACCCTCGTAAAACAGTGGATGATCGTGCTTATGGTGGTGGCCCAGGAATGGTCATGATGGCAAAACCCTTGGAAGACACCTTATCTGCTGTTAAAGCTGCACATCAAGCAGAAAATATCGCTTCTGGGCCAATTTGTCTTTTGGCGCCTCAAGGTGAGGTGTTTTCGCAGAAGATAGCGACAGATATCCTCAGTTATCGTAATTTAACCTTTATTTGCGGTCGATATGAGGCTGTTGATCAGCGTTTTATCGATCGAAATGTGGATTTGCAGCTTTCTATGGGCGATTTTGTGGTTTCTGGCGGTGAATTACCCGCCATGACTATGATGGATGCCGTGATTCGCCTTATTCCAGGGGCATTAGGGGATGGAGAATCAGCAATCCAGGATAGCTTTATGAATGGACTTTTGGACCATCCTCACTATACCCGCCCAGAAATATATGAAAATTTATCTGTTCCGGACGTGCTTTTAGGCGGACATCACGCTAAAATAGCGGATTGGCGTCGGCAGAAGTCTTTAGAGCTGACGTTAACGCTTCGGCCTGATCTGATTGAAAAGGCGCGAGCAAATGGGTTGCTAAGTAAAGAAGATGAGCATTTTCTTCGTACGCTGTCAGTAATGTCAGTTGCGAATAAATAG
- the rimM gene encoding ribosome maturation factor RimM (Essential for efficient processing of 16S rRNA), whose amino-acid sequence MSTPSLDDLIELGAVQDAQGLQGQIKIRPHSSDPVALLSSKEIWLSLIPRRSAGVALSYEQASLTLYKVKLAKMHSGTVVMALDGVTDRDQAEALKGARILVARDVFPKAETDSYYWVDLIGCKVINLQDEDLGEVIDINDNGAHGIIAIGDLQTKTVKQLVPFVKEVVQNVDLANKRITLDWQADW is encoded by the coding sequence ATGAGTACACCTTCCCTAGATGATCTGATTGAGCTTGGCGCAGTCCAGGATGCTCAAGGCCTGCAGGGTCAGATTAAGATTCGTCCGCATTCATCGGACCCCGTAGCGCTTCTATCTTCTAAAGAAATTTGGCTATCACTCATCCCTCGTCGAAGTGCAGGTGTTGCGCTATCTTATGAGCAGGCATCATTAACGCTCTACAAAGTAAAGCTAGCAAAGATGCATAGCGGTACAGTTGTGATGGCCTTAGATGGCGTTACAGATCGTGATCAAGCTGAAGCTTTAAAAGGCGCACGCATTTTGGTGGCACGCGATGTATTCCCAAAGGCGGAGACTGATAGCTATTACTGGGTAGATCTCATTGGCTGCAAAGTGATTAATCTCCAAGATGAAGATCTTGGAGAGGTGATCGACATTAATGACAATGGTGCACACGGCATTATTGCTATTGGCGATCTGCAAACAAAGACCGTCAAACAATTGGTTCCTTTTGTAAAAGAAGTGGTTCAAAACGTTGACCTGGCAAATAAGCGCATTACACTGGATTGGCAAGCCGACTGGTAG
- the rpsP gene encoding 30S ribosomal protein S16, with amino-acid sequence MVVIRLARGGSKKRPFYSIVATDKRNRRDSNFIERIGYFNPQAAESEQAMRIAQDRLTYWTGVGAQISPTVVRLIKNNPAV; translated from the coding sequence ATGGTCGTCATTCGACTGGCACGCGGCGGTTCAAAGAAGCGCCCTTTTTATAGCATCGTAGCTACAGACAAGCGTAATCGTCGCGACTCGAACTTCATCGAGCGTATTGGTTATTTCAATCCACAAGCAGCTGAATCTGAGCAGGCAATGCGTATCGCTCAAGATCGTTTGACTTATTGGACTGGTGTTGGCGCACAGATTTCTCCAACAGTTGTTCGTTTGATTAAAAACAATCCTGCAGTTTAA
- a CDS encoding META domain-containing protein, translating to MTAKIAPFFPFRGSLNRLFLVISCAGLSLLTACANVIPPCTAKTSPPASELRNTKWELVRWNLPPNSRGEVRTRQIPQGDNSNPIQIVFDGNGERISGSTGCNRFTARINEDARGFTLDQIASTKMACTPQRMELERDFLYELNDYRNIVRNGDQLLMIGANREVLSFTQRAN from the coding sequence ATGACCGCTAAAATAGCACCCTTTTTTCCATTTAGAGGCTCTTTAAATAGACTGTTTCTAGTGATTTCTTGCGCAGGATTGAGCCTTCTAACTGCTTGCGCCAACGTCATACCGCCATGCACTGCCAAAACTAGTCCTCCCGCTAGCGAGCTTCGCAATACTAAGTGGGAGCTTGTACGCTGGAACCTACCCCCCAACAGTCGGGGAGAGGTTCGCACCAGGCAAATCCCCCAGGGCGACAACAGCAATCCCATCCAAATTGTTTTTGATGGCAATGGGGAGCGCATCAGCGGATCAACGGGCTGCAATCGCTTTACGGCTCGGATCAACGAGGATGCTCGAGGATTCACTCTCGATCAAATCGCCAGTACCAAGATGGCTTGCACACCTCAGCGGATGGAATTAGAACGAGACTTTCTCTATGAGCTCAATGACTACCGCAACATTGTGCGCAATGGCGATCAATTGCTCATGATTGGAGCGAACCGTGAGGTTCTCAGTTTCACTCAACGCGCTAATTAA
- a CDS encoding electron transfer flavoprotein subunit alpha/FixB family protein: MAALVIAEHDNVSLKAATLNAVSAALQCSPEVDILLAGSRSDAAAAAATKITGVRKVIQIDDAALADQLAEPLAAQILSIASDYGHILAPATANGKNVLPRVAAKLDVAQLSDITKVISADTFERPIYAGNAIATVQSIDPVKVITVRTTGFDPAALGGSAVLEKLAAVDGSGKSTFIGRELTKSDRPELTAAKIIVSGGRGLGSGEKYQELVVPLADKLGAALGASRAAVDAGYVPNDYQVGQTGKIVAPQLYVAVGISGAIQHLAGMKDSKVIVAINKDPEAPIFGVADYGLVADLNVAVPELTKALS, encoded by the coding sequence ATGGCTGCATTAGTAATTGCTGAACACGACAATGTCTCTCTCAAGGCGGCAACCTTAAACGCAGTGAGTGCTGCCTTACAGTGCTCACCAGAGGTGGATATTTTGCTAGCCGGTAGCAGATCTGATGCTGCCGCAGCTGCAGCTACCAAAATTACTGGGGTTCGCAAGGTGATCCAGATTGATGATGCAGCCTTGGCTGACCAGTTGGCTGAGCCGTTAGCAGCCCAGATTCTGTCGATTGCTTCTGATTACGGTCATATCTTGGCTCCTGCAACTGCAAATGGCAAAAATGTTCTGCCACGAGTTGCCGCTAAGTTAGATGTTGCCCAGTTATCAGACATTACCAAAGTGATATCAGCAGATACTTTTGAGCGCCCAATATATGCGGGCAATGCAATTGCTACTGTTCAATCAATCGATCCCGTCAAAGTGATTACAGTTCGCACTACTGGCTTTGATCCAGCTGCTTTGGGCGGTTCTGCAGTACTTGAAAAGCTTGCTGCTGTAGATGGCTCTGGTAAATCCACTTTTATTGGTCGTGAATTGACTAAATCTGATCGTCCAGAATTGACTGCTGCCAAGATTATTGTGTCTGGTGGTCGTGGCCTTGGTTCTGGTGAGAAGTACCAAGAACTCGTGGTGCCATTGGCTGATAAGTTAGGTGCTGCACTGGGTGCATCTCGTGCTGCGGTAGATGCAGGTTATGTGCCTAACGACTATCAAGTTGGTCAAACGGGCAAGATTGTGGCGCCACAGCTTTATGTTGCTGTAGGTATTTCTGGTGCGATTCAGCACTTAGCTGGTATGAAAGATTCCAAGGTCATTGTTGCTATCAATAAAGATCCAGAGGCGCCAATCTTTGGTGTTGCTGATTATGGTTTAGTTGCCGATTTGAACGTAGCGGTTCCTGAGCTTACAAAGGCGCTGTCATAA
- a CDS encoding electron transfer flavoprotein subunit beta/FixA family protein: MKILVAVKRVVDYNVKIRVKSDGSGVDLANVKMSMNPFDEIAVEEAVRLKEAGVASEIVVISAGPTQCQETLRTALAIGADRAILVEEDAELQPLAVAKILKALCEKEQAQIVILGKQAIDDDSNQVGQMLASLMDIPQATFASKVLIADGRANVTREVDGGLETIAISLPAVITTDLRLNEPRYVTLPNIMKAKKKTLELIKPSDLGVDISPRLKTLKVEEPPKRSAGVMVADVAALVDKLKNEAKVI; the protein is encoded by the coding sequence ATGAAGATTTTAGTAGCTGTAAAGCGTGTTGTAGATTACAACGTCAAAATCCGCGTTAAGTCAGATGGTTCTGGTGTTGATCTTGCCAATGTCAAGATGAGTATGAATCCTTTCGATGAGATTGCTGTTGAAGAGGCGGTGCGACTGAAGGAGGCTGGTGTTGCCAGTGAGATAGTGGTGATTTCTGCCGGCCCTACCCAATGTCAGGAAACGCTTCGTACAGCTCTAGCAATCGGCGCAGATCGAGCCATCCTAGTCGAGGAAGACGCTGAATTACAACCTCTTGCAGTTGCCAAGATCCTCAAAGCCTTATGTGAAAAAGAGCAAGCGCAAATCGTGATTCTGGGTAAGCAGGCAATCGATGATGATAGTAATCAGGTGGGCCAAATGTTGGCTAGTCTAATGGATATTCCGCAAGCGACTTTTGCGTCTAAGGTGCTCATAGCGGATGGTAGGGCCAATGTGACTCGTGAAGTTGATGGTGGTCTAGAGACAATCGCCATTAGTTTGCCGGCAGTTATTACAACTGACTTGCGTTTAAATGAACCTCGTTACGTTACTCTCCCCAACATCATGAAGGCCAAGAAAAAGACGCTTGAACTGATTAAGCCAAGTGATCTTGGGGTGGATATTAGCCCGCGCCTTAAAACCCTCAAAGTGGAAGAGCCTCCTAAGCGCTCAGCTGGTGTGATGGTGGCCGATGTTGCTGCTTTGGTTGATAAATTAAAAAATGAAGCGAAGGTAATTTAA
- a CDS encoding histone deacetylase family protein produces MTTGYITHSDFLKHEMGSHHPECPERIQAINDQLIRSGIDRFLHHLDAPLASEDQLELVHSPEHIAFVKERSPASGYYMLDGDTIMNPYTWSAALRAAGAAIAGVDAVMKGEVENVFCAVRPPGHHAEPTRSMGFCVFDNVAVAARYAMEEYGISRVAIIDFDVHHGNGTEAAFFNDPNVLMCSFFQHPFYPYSGLDKAKNMVNVPLPAATRGDVVRSIVEEQWLPRLREFEPELIIISAGFDAHREDDLGQMGLVEDDYAWITKKLKEVANQFAHGRIVSCLEGGYNLSALGRSVVAHVKALADI; encoded by the coding sequence ATGACAACAGGATACATAACGCATTCAGACTTTCTCAAGCATGAGATGGGCAGTCACCATCCTGAGTGCCCAGAGCGCATTCAGGCCATTAATGATCAACTCATTCGTAGCGGTATAGATCGTTTTTTACACCATTTAGATGCGCCATTAGCAAGCGAGGATCAACTTGAGTTAGTACATAGCCCTGAGCACATTGCTTTTGTCAAAGAACGATCCCCAGCTAGTGGCTACTACATGCTAGATGGCGACACCATTATGAACCCTTATACATGGAGTGCAGCTCTGCGTGCTGCTGGTGCGGCTATTGCAGGGGTAGATGCTGTGATGAAGGGTGAGGTCGAGAATGTATTTTGTGCAGTTCGTCCACCAGGGCACCATGCTGAACCAACTCGCTCGATGGGATTTTGTGTTTTTGATAATGTGGCAGTAGCCGCTCGCTATGCCATGGAGGAGTACGGTATCAGTCGTGTGGCGATCATTGATTTTGACGTACACCATGGTAATGGTACTGAGGCGGCATTTTTTAATGATCCCAATGTGCTGATGTGTAGCTTCTTTCAGCATCCCTTCTACCCCTATAGTGGCTTGGATAAAGCAAAGAATATGGTGAACGTCCCACTACCAGCTGCCACACGTGGCGATGTAGTGCGCTCAATCGTAGAGGAGCAGTGGTTGCCACGGCTAAGAGAATTTGAGCCAGAGCTCATCATTATTTCTGCTGGGTTTGATGCGCATCGTGAGGATGATTTGGGTCAGATGGGTCTGGTAGAGGATGACTATGCTTGGATTACTAAGAAGCTCAAAGAAGTTGCCAATCAATTTGCCCACGGTCGTATTGTGAGTTGTCTAGAGGGTGGATATAACTTGTCTGCCTTGGGGCGCAGCGTAGTGGCTCATGTGAAAGCACTGGCTGACATCTGA
- a CDS encoding lytic murein transglycosylase — protein sequence MNFRARHFTVLLISSLVLGACSTTPTQEVKTPEAIVNQSENLASEAQISQNLKQLIGQVAQKQSIPLPILESSFADVKTIASIRKLVLPPSGTFKKNWVAYRKRFIEPIRLKAGKVFWEQNQAFLDKIEQESGVPAEVIVSIIGIETIYGRHTGNFRVKDVLSTLAFSYPDTPNKAAREQLFKDQLQDLILLCWTEAGGQLPANNSIQGVNNSRLNSCLNQNSSYAGAIGLPQFMPGSIRSFAVDGDGDGYIDLKQSPKDAIASVANFMRKHGWQPGMPIYFPIPESGIEAARALADGEPQLKYTVQELIEKGILTKAQGDLQSGGVEPQSKALIVDLPYPDKDGIDQVRYVVGLNNFLSIVQYNRSYFYAQSVAEFAEALGYKNQSVVPANTDAGVVKAPGATKAKTKKTGSKKSKQKS from the coding sequence ATGAATTTTCGCGCCCGCCACTTTACTGTATTACTAATTAGTTCACTTGTCTTGGGTGCCTGCTCTACCACCCCCACCCAAGAAGTAAAAACTCCAGAGGCTATCGTAAACCAGTCCGAGAATCTTGCTTCAGAGGCCCAAATTAGCCAAAACCTTAAGCAATTAATTGGCCAAGTTGCGCAGAAACAAAGCATCCCTTTACCTATCCTCGAATCTAGTTTTGCCGATGTTAAGACCATTGCATCCATCCGCAAGCTCGTATTACCCCCATCGGGAACCTTTAAAAAGAATTGGGTGGCTTATCGCAAACGCTTTATTGAGCCCATCCGCCTAAAAGCCGGAAAAGTATTTTGGGAGCAAAACCAAGCCTTTCTAGACAAGATTGAGCAAGAATCTGGCGTACCCGCTGAAGTCATTGTCTCGATTATTGGCATTGAAACCATCTATGGTCGTCATACTGGGAACTTTCGAGTCAAGGATGTTTTATCTACCCTGGCCTTTAGCTATCCAGATACTCCAAACAAAGCAGCGCGCGAGCAACTCTTTAAGGACCAATTACAAGATCTCATTCTCTTGTGCTGGACTGAGGCTGGCGGTCAGCTACCGGCAAATAACAGTATTCAGGGCGTTAATAACTCACGATTGAATTCTTGCCTCAATCAAAATAGCTCCTATGCTGGCGCCATTGGATTGCCTCAATTTATGCCAGGCAGTATTCGTAGCTTTGCAGTTGACGGAGATGGTGACGGCTATATTGATCTCAAACAAAGTCCTAAGGATGCGATCGCTAGTGTTGCTAACTTCATGAGAAAACATGGCTGGCAACCAGGTATGCCCATTTACTTCCCAATCCCAGAATCGGGGATTGAAGCTGCAAGAGCGCTAGCGGATGGCGAACCTCAACTCAAGTACACAGTGCAAGAGCTTATTGAAAAAGGTATTTTGACAAAGGCCCAGGGAGATCTGCAAAGCGGTGGGGTGGAGCCTCAGAGTAAAGCGCTGATTGTCGATCTTCCTTATCCCGACAAAGATGGAATTGATCAAGTCCGTTACGTAGTTGGTCTTAATAACTTTCTCTCGATTGTTCAGTACAACCGCAGTTATTTTTATGCACAAAGTGTTGCTGAATTTGCAGAAGCGCTGGGGTATAAAAACCAAAGTGTAGTACCAGCGAACACTGATGCAGGGGTAGTAAAGGCGCCCGGGGCTACAAAAGCAAAGACGAAAAAAACAGGCTCAAAAAAGTCAAAACAAAAGAGTTAG
- the cysM gene encoding cysteine synthase CysM, with translation MSTPSYLTISQTVGNTPLVRLQRIPGADIDKRNNLILGKLEGNNPAGSVKDRPALSMILRAQERGEIKPGDTLIEATSGNTGIALAMTAAMLGYKMILVMPENQSIERRQSMAAYGAELILTATSGGMEFARDYALQLQKEGRGRLLDQFANPDNPRAHIETTGPEIWRDTDGQVTHFISAMGTTGTITGVSTFLKSMNPDIQIIGAQPEEGSQIPGIRKWAPEYLPKIYQGDRVDRIEYVSQAEAEEMARRMAAQEGIFCGISAGGALAVALRVARQVENATIVFIVCDRGDRYLSTGVFPA, from the coding sequence ATGAGCACACCTTCTTACCTTACCATTTCTCAGACTGTAGGCAATACGCCTTTAGTTCGTTTACAACGCATTCCAGGTGCGGATATCGACAAAAGAAATAATCTGATTTTAGGTAAGTTAGAGGGCAACAATCCAGCGGGGTCGGTTAAAGATCGACCCGCGCTGTCGATGATTCTGCGTGCTCAAGAGCGTGGTGAAATTAAGCCAGGCGACACTCTGATAGAGGCAACGAGTGGTAATACCGGTATTGCCTTAGCAATGACGGCTGCGATGCTAGGTTATAAGATGATTCTAGTAATGCCCGAGAATCAAAGTATTGAGCGTAGACAAAGCATGGCTGCTTATGGTGCTGAGCTCATTTTGACGGCGACCTCTGGCGGTATGGAATTTGCACGTGATTATGCTTTGCAGTTGCAAAAAGAGGGACGTGGTCGATTGCTTGATCAGTTTGCCAATCCTGATAATCCCCGTGCACATATTGAAACGACTGGCCCAGAAATTTGGCGCGATACGGATGGGCAAGTCACTCATTTCATTTCTGCAATGGGTACTACTGGGACTATTACTGGTGTATCCACCTTTCTGAAGTCGATGAATCCTGATATTCAGATTATTGGCGCCCAACCAGAAGAAGGTTCACAGATTCCGGGTATTCGTAAATGGGCTCCGGAATATTTACCAAAAATTTATCAGGGCGATAGAGTGGATCGCATTGAGTATGTCAGCCAGGCTGAAGCTGAAGAAATGGCCCGACGTATGGCGGCCCAAGAGGGTATTTTCTGCGGTATATCTGCTGGTGGCGCATTGGCTGTGGCTTTAAGGGTTGCACGTCAAGTGGAAAATGCCACGATTGTGTTTATTGTGTGTGACCGTGGTGATCGCTATTTGTCTACCGGCGTATTCCCTGCTTAA
- a CDS encoding helix-hairpin-helix domain-containing protein, translating to MNQLLKSLVFSVLVAVSALSAASPVNVNTATQSELESIKGIGPSKAKTIIAERLDGGHFQDANDLQKRVRGIGMKSVEKMVSNGLTIEAPSSFREPNGRTNKEGSSSTRRSSRSQGGSRHHTDRTGSNRRN from the coding sequence ATGAATCAATTATTAAAGTCTTTAGTATTTTCGGTATTAGTAGCTGTCTCTGCTTTATCTGCGGCCTCACCAGTCAACGTCAATACTGCTACCCAGTCTGAGTTAGAGAGTATTAAAGGAATTGGCCCATCCAAGGCTAAAACTATTATTGCCGAGCGATTGGATGGAGGTCACTTTCAGGATGCCAATGATTTGCAAAAACGGGTACGGGGAATTGGCATGAAATCAGTCGAGAAAATGGTGAGTAATGGTCTGACAATCGAAGCGCCAAGTTCCTTTCGTGAGCCCAATGGGCGCACCAACAAGGAGGGGTCTAGCTCCACTAGGCGTAGTTCGCGTTCTCAAGGCGGTTCTCGTCATCATACGGATCGTACGGGCTCAAATCGCCGAAATTAA